The sequence tgcagtcaattgactgatgatccgacaaaccagcccgttacAAATAGCCTCAcggcaatcgtcaggccagtgcccgcttgaccagacagctaggccacctagccaagttgacacatgaacccaaccatcacagtccaccccttgtcaatttggcagttgtacacatcacctaaaaccatatcttcaaaatgaacgttacagcttatgccatatgataaggggataagacagagaagaaagcaaaaatattttcttcacagacaaatacaaacataatcataacaaaacgaggaggaaatattcatatcatcatagtcctcgtttctgtaactggtcacgtggccgtagttcatatatttttttttttttttaagagttctggcgttattttatttagaaaaacataGACACCACTGAAGTCAAAAGAAATCATTggcaattatttttcctttcttttaaatgcCACACCAATTAGCTATTAGACAGTTCTAGAAAATGAAAGTATTTGCACatggaatacaaaataaatataaaataactgaaaaacaaaTTAGTTATCCATTGATTCATTTTGCAATCCCCCTGTTCATCTTCTGGTtcaattttctttgccttttgtatatccttttttttcttgctttcaaatCGACTTTTGGCTCTGGTTTTACCCACTGTATTTCTATGGGTTTTTCCTCAGCTGGTATAGCAAAAACATCGTCAGTGGGATCATGTGGAAGAACAGTCTTTGgttctttctttctcagtttctgcACTTCTTTCACTTGctgtttctctttgtattttgcaGCTGTGATGGATCTCACGATACGCCGATGCATGTTTGGTGACTGGTAATGAGGATTTTCGTATAAAGTTGGTCCTCCAAAACTTCCCTGGAATATCTTTATGAGATTTAAGACAAAACGAGGTCCTATTTCTACAAGAGCAGCATCCTCTTCTATAATCTGAAAGTTCCGAAACCATATCCTATTATCCAAAACGGTGAAAGTAAACACGTGGTCCACAAATGGTTGGCTTTTGGGATGATACCGTGGTGTACAAAAAATCTGAATGAAGAGTTCTTTTAACAAAGCATAATGTGGTAATTCATCAAAAACAGGGTCAAAAGACAAAAGAGGCCGAGATGAAGATTCCAGTGAAAAACCATGGGATTCTAACAGAGACCCACAGAGCGCtaacccccacctccaccccccacccccaccaccccacccccgaaTCCAAACCAGAGTCCTAGAAGGAAAGTAAAAGAATGCATTGGCGGTCCCTACTGCTGACTTAAAATACTTTTGTGATAGCATTTAAACATGTACAAACACAGTGCTAAGTCCAAGTTCCttattcttctctcttttgtgaccccccccccccaaaaattgGCACATAAAGTACAAATCAAACTGAAAAACCAGTTCCTTGCCACTGACAACGGATTTGTACTGACTGCTCTGGTATAGGTCTTTTGAAGGTCGTGTGTCCTTTCTGCCATATGTCCTGGGATTTGACTCGGTTTTCCCACCACTTTTCTGCATTGGATCCTTTGTTCAAACAGTGGAGAAAAGGCACAAAACTATGtgtaatgaatttttttaaaaggcagtacTATCTGAGGCCAGTTCATTATAAACACAAATGCAAACCTGGACACTGAACTCTTGTGATAGTACTTAgctgtttttaaaacaaacaaacaaattatttGAACTTTTCTATACTTAATTGAATGTATTAAAGACAATATGAGGTCCAGCACTGTCCACAGGAGCAAtgtctcttttcttccagatctTAGTCCTCCATTATAGAGACCCCTGGGGCGCTAGGATTGGTCATGTTACTGACGCTTTTGACCCCACACTTGTCTCTGAAAGATTGTGGGATGATTTGAGGCAACATGTCAGACACTCTTTCATAACTCCCAGTATCCCTTTATCTCAGTGGCCCCCTCCTTGGTCCTAATGCCTGAATTTATTCCATGTTATCCCTCTAGGACATTCCTCCCTTCCTCAAGGCCAAGGCCAAGCCCATGTTATTTCAGCAGAGGACCAGGAAAGAGGTCTGAGGCTGCAGGAGCAAAGAGCTACCCTGGAAGGTAGATGCCAAAACCCCTTCTCTCACTCTGGATGCCCACCTTGTGGACAGACCTGCACTGCAGAGGCTCCTGCCAACCCCAGCCCAGTCTTCCTCCCATGCTCTGATGGGGTGAAACAGCTCGTGTGTCCCGTCTCTCTTTAGAGGGGCTGGTGACCCTCGAGaattccattcaccttgttgcctTTTGACCCTATTTACCTAATGGGCTCATAAAAAGTTTATGATTTTGTAGATTCTCCTGCTTTTGTTCATTGTTAGATTGGGAGCTATGTGTACTCTTGTGGTGGAACTCCTTTTTGCATTGTGATCCTTCTCCTGAAGGAGAAGATTTCATTGATTTATCCACTCAACAAATCTTAtagaagtcaaaaaaaaaaaaaaaaaaaaaaaaagaggccgaGAACCTTTCAAACAGTTTCCAGTCAGCTTTAGTTCAGCTAAGGTATGAATATTTTGAACAAGGAATTTAGCAGATGGCCCATGAGGTGAATTTGAAAGCCACATATAAAGATCTTGTTTTTTCTTGgcttcaaaataaatacatttattgcaGTTTTTCATTTCACAGACCTCATTAATAACAAACAACTTATCTTTACGATCCATTTTAGTATCTGCTTTAGAATGAGGCATCAACATTCTTAAGTCTTGCATTAAATGTCTTGTTCTGAAATTTATTCCTCTGGAAGAAAAGATGAGAATCCGTTCCTTATTTTTCCACTTGCCCTTGCAAACAGGGCCTGGGATAcgatctctctcttcttcctccgcCTCCTCTGCCACATCTCGTAGCTTAGCCAGCGACCCGgcatctttttcatttctttttggcttcttggcCTGGATCACCAGGCCTCCACGCCGTTTTCTCTTGGCCACCGCCATCTTGCCTAACAGTCGTTGCTCTTTGTCTTCCTTCCGGTTCTGTCGCGCTCTCCTTTTTCGATCTCTATGGTAATGTAgtccgtagttcatatttatcatgaccttcttccactacccattccatgttccctttaccctcagcaagcacttcagctggccgtggttctttgcctggtggggtgacccaaaccttcattccttaagtttcttggccattggtagtcctgcctggattgggttgttgcagttttccattgacttgaatcacggggcatggtagtactaagagacgccctaggggatctcctgtattccaggaaaactcttctttacttccattgtgtagttgcagtgctatctccccttgatagtcaggatcaatcaccccaccccacccctcccacacAAAATGGTCCCAGAATCAAACCCCCATAATCAGGAATCAACATTGCTCACTTACTCCCAATAAGACCTGCCATGTGTAGGAATCCACATCCCTGTGTTTAACAGGTTTTTCCTCAATGGAAAGTGCAGCTTAACTCCCATGACTTGGATACTTTCTGGGATACCAGCAATTTAGCTGGTGATTGCACTACTTTTACCTTGTTACATGCCTGTCGCTGTGATCAAGCACTTCTTTCATGGAACATCTTCTACtcatttctggaaaatttttGAACCCTTCTGGCTCAAACTTGATTTTTTCCTAGCATTAAAAACTAGTTTACCCTACAATGTCTAGTTAAATTTTCCAAGAAAGGTTTTCCAACATGATGTAACATTCCCCCTGCAGTGCTAGAAACCCAAATCACTGGGCCAATCCATACATGTGAAAACCATCATATTTAGCACAAATTAGTAAAGCTGAATTTTTCTCTATGCTACATTTTAGGTTTTACAGATTATTAATACAGTATTTACATAAAGACTGCAGATAAACTCAATTATCTGGCAAATGGCATTTGAATCAGAGCATGGAATTTAAAGTACATAAGCAACTTAACCATACTTTTTTAATAGAGTGCATGTGCAAACACAATCCACACTAAACCAATAAAGTTCTTACTATTATATTAAGTCATTACAGTAGACACCGACCATCTACTATTATTGAAGCAATCCTTGTTCTGTGTTGTTCCAAACATCAAACAATCAACATGTTAGCATTAGATGACTGTCATAAATCAGTGTGAATCTTAGAGGCCCACAGAAATTAAAGCCAAACACAGGCTGAAACAAAATTCTTACACAATAAGGCTCAGAAACCCAAGCACACAGAGGATAaatccatgtttttgtttttcagcaaCAATACCTcccaaattttactttttaaaaattgtaagccTCTGGAAAGCCAGTTCCAAGATATTACATATATAACTCAAGTTTTAGACAAGTAACTCATCAACCACAGTTGCACATTAGAATACCTtggcttaaaatatatatatatataccaatgaCCAGGACCCAGTCCCAGAGATTGTGATTTCATTGATCTGACACAGGGCCCTGATAGTGatcttttttaaaagctcccccgGTGATTTTAATATGCAGCCAGGTGGAGAACCACTACTTGAAACTAACACAGCCTTTTGGGACAGTAATTGCTCTGAGGCTGAAAAACACGCTTTTTGCCTTttaatgagattttataaaaactaCTCAATTCATTCCATAGCTAATGAGTGGCTATTACACTGCAGGCACTGTGTTAAGTAATGGAGAAAGATGGACAAAAAATgttccctgccctcaagaagctccATATTAGGTAGGTAGAGAGACCCATAAATAAGTAACTGTAATTAAATATAAGTGCTCCCGAGGTGTAAGCAAATACACAAACTTGCACATCATCCTTGAGCAGGAGTCATGCTacatcattccaattttagtacgTCTTACCAGAGCAGGAAAGTCAGTAGTTACAGGTTACTAAATACCAGGGCAAATATTGAGCTTCCAAGAGGTGAAAACTGTGTGCATTTTGCTATTCTCTTTCACAGAAACTGCTGTGCCCACAAAGTAggcatttttctgttttgatctGGAGGAATCTTAAAATTTCCTTCATGTAATATTTCTGATTGTACACTTACCTACAAAACCATACATTTGCAAAGATGGAATAAACGATCAGTACATAAAATTAGCCAATAACCTGCATGGGCATACCATTCCTTTACAGTAATTGCTACATTTGCTAAGATAAGAAGTTTGGGGACAATGATAAGGTCCCATCATTGGAGCTTTGTCTCAGTCACTTGAAAGATGTTACATGGGAAAATGTTATGGAAATGACAGGCGTTCAAAGGAGCTTTTCCAAgatttttgaaaataagaaacagagaaaaagagttaatttttttaaaaaaaaagaaataggattCTCCCTATATTCATAATGAATCAGGCACTTGATTCTCTCAAAGACAGTATTAACAAGGGTAAAGACTTCAACCACTGGAAGGAAAACATATTCCAAATAATGATCTTGTACTCTAAAACCCCATTAACTCTATAAGATGTCCTTCTcaatcaagggggaaaaaaatcacactagAGGGTCTAAATTAAACTGGAACTTTCATTTACTGCTACCAAGCAACGGCTAGTAGGTGGCTGAGTTAAGTAGTGGGGTGGGTAGGTAGGGGAGTGAGTGGGTGGTCAATTGGTCTCGGGAAGTGAAATCAACTTTAAAGTGCCTTAGTGAAAATTTAAACCAAATTTTAGGTTTTTGACCATTAAAACCCTACTGGTCAAAAACAACTTATGACACTTATTTGgtatagaagaaaaacaaaattccaCAGACATTGGATAGACATCAACAAAAATGTTTCTGGTATAAGTGAACATCCTCAAGGCCTTTCTATTTAAATCCAGAGTTGAACAAATTCTAAGTTAAAATGATATGCTGCCAAGTGTCCCTGCAAGAAAATCTCAAGTGAATTTCAATTTCCAGATCAATAGATGCTGATACAATTTACTAGAAAACCTTCAACCTTTACATGGGGTAAGGAAGACAATCATTACATTCTTTACCAATAAGACTACCTGGAATTCATTATTCATGGAGTGGCATATAGTCAATGGCACTGACCAAGTCAGATTTTGCAGGATATGAATAAGATTTCACAGATCACAGTAGTTAAGGTAGTCAGAGTACCTATCACCTCAAAATTAGCTTGTTCTCCCTCATCATGCAGCTCTAAAACAACAGAAGAGATGGATTTGGCTCTACCAGGAGTGTTTCCTGAAAATATTCTATCAATAAAGTCAGCAGAATACTGATTGTGCTAATGTGATGCTGACCACTTATTTTAAACATCCTAAAATATCACATCATCACTCTTCAAAACCTTAAGTAAT is a genomic window of Choloepus didactylus isolate mChoDid1 chromosome X, mChoDid1.pri, whole genome shotgun sequence containing:
- the LOC119522022 gene encoding ribosome biogenesis protein BRX1 homolog, with product MAVAKRKRRGGLVIQAKKPKRNEKDAGSLAKLRDVAEEAEEEERDRIPGPVCKGKWKNKERILIFSSRGINFRTRHLMQDLRMLMPHSKADTKMDRKDKLFVINEVCEMKNCNKCIYFEAKKKQDLYMWLSNSPHGPSAKFLVQNIHTLAELKLTGNCLKGSRPLLSFDPVFDELPHYALLKELFIQIFCTPRYHPKSQPFVDHVFTFTVLDNRIWFRNFQIIEEDAALVEIGPRFVLNLIKIFQGSFGGPTLYENPHYQSPNMHRRIVRSITAAKYKEKQQVKEVQKLRKKEPKTVLPHDPTDDVFAIPAEEKPIEIQWVKPEPKVDLKARKKRIYKRQRKLNQKMNRGIAK